A genomic stretch from Candidatus Peregrinibacteria bacterium includes:
- a CDS encoding type II secretion system protein — protein sequence MKRTQGFTLIELLVVITIIGILAVTSITLFTNSQEKAKDAARQADLSSMESAVNLYYANASLYPGAATVADFAKLTKADLTTAIVGNYINKLSIDPSSPTNKYDYAVEYETAGDPTKPVKYWEFSVELESSTNDAKEDADGGNNGDQLEAGKGTLSVGGATATNDYVEDGSGVNGAIQTSWSS from the coding sequence ATGAAAAGGACGCAAGGTTTTACCCTTATTGAGTTGCTTGTAGTGATTACCATCATTGGTATTCTTGCGGTAACGTCGATAACTCTCTTTACGAACTCTCAAGAGAAAGCAAAAGATGCGGCAAGGCAAGCAGATCTTTCTTCTATGGAATCTGCAGTGAATTTATACTATGCAAATGCTTCTCTTTATCCGGGAGCAGCAACTGTGGCCGATTTTGCGAAGTTAACAAAAGCGGATTTAACAACCGCAATAGTTGGAAATTATATCAATAAGCTTTCTATTGATCCCTCAAGTCCGACAAATAAGTATGACTATGCGGTGGAGTATGAAACAGCTGGTGACCCAACTAAACCAGTAAAATATTGGGAGTTTTCTGTTGAATTAGAATCAAGTACCAATGACGCAAAAGAGGATGCAGATGGTGGAAATAATGGTGATCAACTTGAGGCAGGTAAAGGTACCTTAAGTGTAGGGGGAGCTACTGCTACTAATGATTATGTAGAAGATGGTAGTGGTGTTAATGGCGCAATACAAACGTCATGGTCGTCATAA
- a CDS encoding type II secretion system F family protein — MPDQLISPSIHISKDEFRKVNVNEVGMGSPKGNLFERLNEWVVNISPLNIKEKVSFFRLMATMINAGVSLMKSLAIMEEQTKDHKMKRICERLIQYVEMGQTLSQGVAAFPDVFSTSEIGMIRSGEASGRLNHVLLSLADQVEKGAKLRGKIKGAMMYPMVIIIVIIGVFITITVMVIPKLKETFEASHAELPATTQLMININTLLQGSTLGIPNVIFILLGLGGLIALIIFWKKTDSGKYYWDSIMLQIPVFGMLRRKLVLASFSRSVSTLTDSGLSIVKTLRITAEVVGNEVYRRRIILLAEDVKQGITMGENLQGNSKMFPVMLVSMISVGEQTAQIADVTAKVAEFYEDEVDTMVKTLSSLMEPIIIVVIGSVVGFMVAAIMTPIMNMSEVVTKG; from the coding sequence ATGCCAGATCAACTCATCTCTCCATCAATTCATATTAGTAAAGACGAATTCCGAAAGGTAAATGTCAACGAAGTCGGAATGGGCTCTCCGAAGGGAAATCTTTTTGAGCGCCTCAATGAATGGGTGGTGAACATCTCTCCGCTCAATATTAAGGAAAAAGTATCCTTTTTTCGCCTCATGGCGACGATGATTAATGCCGGAGTTTCCCTCATGAAATCACTCGCAATTATGGAAGAACAGACGAAAGATCATAAAATGAAACGAATTTGTGAAAGGCTTATTCAATATGTGGAAATGGGACAAACACTTTCCCAAGGAGTTGCCGCTTTTCCAGACGTATTTTCCACATCTGAAATTGGTATGATTCGTTCCGGAGAAGCATCCGGACGGCTGAATCATGTACTTCTGAGTCTTGCAGATCAAGTCGAGAAAGGCGCGAAACTCAGGGGGAAAATTAAGGGAGCAATGATGTACCCAATGGTAATTATTATTGTGATCATTGGTGTATTTATTACGATTACCGTCATGGTAATTCCAAAACTTAAAGAGACATTTGAGGCATCACATGCCGAACTTCCCGCAACAACACAACTCATGATTAATATTAATACACTTTTACAAGGAAGTACTCTCGGCATTCCCAACGTCATTTTTATTCTTTTGGGGCTCGGAGGACTTATAGCGCTTATTATATTTTGGAAAAAAACTGATTCTGGAAAATATTATTGGGACAGCATCATGCTTCAAATTCCTGTCTTTGGCATGCTCCGAAGAAAGCTCGTGCTTGCTTCATTCTCTCGCAGTGTTTCCACGCTTACAGACAGCGGACTTTCCATCGTAAAAACACTTCGAATTACCGCAGAAGTTGTGGGAAATGAAGTCTACAGGCGCCGAATTATTCTTCTTGCGGAAGACGTGAAACAGGGAATTACCATGGGAGAAAACCTGCAGGGAAATTCAAAGATGTTTCCCGTGATGCTCGTTTCTATGATTTCCGTGGGAGAACAAACAGCGCAAATTGCAGATGTTACGGCAAAAGTTGCGGAATTTTATGAAGATGAAGTCGACACAATGGTAAAGACACTTTCTTCTCTCATGGAACCGATTATTATTGTGGTCATTGGGAGCGTTGTGGGATTCATGGTTGCGGCCATTATGACGCCGATTATGAATATGAGTGAGGTGGTGACGAAAGGGTAG
- the ruvX gene encoding Holliday junction resolvase RuvX, protein MKILALDIGHKRIGTAIGDSKIGIAFPQEILVTSDSKNNIFSEIFKMVEKNAITKILVGYPKNFSNEGDEQCERCRDFADNFEDYLQSLGKKIPVDFISEGISTQIATKKLRGIGFSEKDQRGQKDSIAAAVFLQEYLDQKIISDE, encoded by the coding sequence ATGAAAATTCTCGCCCTCGATATCGGTCATAAACGTATTGGAACGGCAATTGGAGATTCAAAAATCGGAATTGCATTTCCGCAAGAAATCCTCGTGACTTCCGACTCAAAAAACAATATATTTTCTGAAATTTTTAAAATGGTTGAAAAAAATGCCATCACAAAAATACTCGTGGGGTATCCTAAAAATTTTTCAAATGAAGGCGATGAGCAGTGTGAACGCTGCCGAGATTTTGCTGATAATTTTGAAGACTATCTTCAATCGCTCGGAAAAAAAATTCCAGTCGATTTTATTTCAGAAGGAATTTCTACCCAAATTGCTACCAAAAAATTGAGAGGAATTGGATTTTCGGAAAAAGATCAGCGTGGACAGAAGGATTCCATCGCTGCCGCCGTATTTTTACAGGAATATTTGGATCAGAAAATTATCAGTGATGAGTAG
- a CDS encoding prepilin-type N-terminal cleavage/methylation domain-containing protein has protein sequence MKLFPFVNIIMFLQKKKLESRGFTLIELLVVITIIGILAVVSITNYQSAQEKALDTARIADMNTLLNSTQLYLHTNSVVPHEDSGDLSKQTLEDAMNGVFLTSVPVDPATNQYVYAIGNGRDGEEYGAFEYNSQLASSLNDIQEQSDGGDVPELYENGNDTLELAPTDFPLGVGDISETVTYWVRTE, from the coding sequence ATGAAACTATTTCCTTTTGTAAATATTATTATGTTTTTGCAAAAGAAAAAACTTGAAAGCAGAGGGTTTACACTTATTGAACTTCTTGTGGTGATTACAATTATTGGAATTCTCGCCGTGGTGAGCATAACAAATTATCAAAGTGCACAAGAAAAAGCACTTGATACTGCACGGATTGCTGACATGAATACATTACTCAATTCAACCCAACTTTACCTTCATACAAATTCAGTAGTACCCCATGAAGACTCTGGAGATCTTTCCAAACAAACCCTTGAAGATGCGATGAATGGCGTGTTTTTAACGAGTGTTCCTGTAGATCCCGCCACGAATCAATATGTATATGCCATTGGAAATGGCCGCGATGGTGAAGAATATGGCGCATTTGAATACAACTCCCAACTCGCTTCCTCCCTTAACGATATTCAAGAACAATCCGATGGTGGCGATGTCCCGGAACTCTATGAGAATGGAAATGACACGCTTGAACTCGCGCCAACAGATTTTCCGCTTGGTGTTGGAGATATCTCCGAGACAGTGACGTATTGGGTAAGGACGGAATAA
- a CDS encoding ATP-binding protein → MRTRQPWQCGEGKWLDNILPRYKMVAKILYFGIIFTMIKPRYLRQSITQDLKEKMVFIAGPRQVGKTTLAKIIAEQNFSHSTYFNWDHRGDRKNILDGTFPAASKIVIFDELHKYRGWKNYIKGIFDTYKDQFSILVTGSARLDIYRKGGDSLLGRYHSYRLHPFSLAEIVSKETLHDEIFRELSFPKSKKTKEAFDALFKFGGFPEPLFHQTEKALRRWQNERVDRLIKEDIRDIEFVRDMSALQVLVELLLERAGGRLSLNSISTDLNVNHKTASLWVDILERFYYHFRIYPFSFHTIKSLRKEPKLYLWDWSPIGDEGHKFENMVASHLLKFIHFLCDAEGHKAELFYLRDREGREVDFLVTINKKPWFAVEAKLSEKTPSKHLHYFKERLKIPFVYQVVALPHIDILQSGIRVMSANQFFMGLI, encoded by the coding sequence TTGCGAACTCGCCAACCGTGGCAGTGTGGTGAGGGGAAATGGCTCGACAATATTCTCCCAAGGTATAAAATGGTTGCAAAAATTTTATACTTCGGTATAATATTCACGATGATAAAGCCTCGTTATCTTCGGCAGTCTATAACTCAAGATCTTAAAGAGAAAATGGTCTTTATTGCTGGACCGAGACAGGTGGGGAAGACAACTCTTGCAAAAATAATAGCGGAACAAAATTTTTCACATTCCACGTATTTTAATTGGGACCATCGAGGAGATCGAAAAAATATTTTGGATGGGACATTTCCCGCTGCGAGCAAAATCGTAATTTTTGATGAACTTCATAAATATCGAGGATGGAAAAATTACATAAAAGGTATTTTTGATACATACAAAGATCAATTTTCTATTCTTGTTACTGGCAGTGCGCGCCTGGATATATATCGAAAAGGCGGAGATTCTCTTCTTGGACGATATCATTCCTATCGTCTTCATCCATTTTCACTCGCTGAAATAGTTTCAAAAGAAACGCTCCATGATGAAATATTTCGCGAACTCTCATTCCCAAAATCAAAAAAAACGAAAGAAGCATTTGATGCTCTCTTTAAATTTGGAGGATTTCCAGAGCCCCTTTTCCATCAAACAGAAAAAGCATTGAGACGTTGGCAAAATGAACGAGTCGATCGGCTCATTAAAGAAGATATTCGGGACATTGAGTTCGTTCGGGATATGTCCGCATTGCAGGTTCTTGTGGAGCTTCTTTTGGAACGAGCAGGGGGAAGATTGTCTTTAAATTCCATAAGCACTGACCTCAATGTAAACCATAAAACAGCCTCTCTCTGGGTGGATATTTTAGAACGTTTTTATTATCATTTTCGCATCTATCCGTTTTCATTTCACACGATTAAATCACTCCGAAAAGAGCCAAAACTGTATCTCTGGGATTGGTCACCAATTGGTGATGAAGGGCATAAATTTGAAAATATGGTCGCTTCTCATCTTCTCAAATTCATTCATTTTTTGTGTGATGCAGAAGGACACAAGGCAGAGCTTTTTTATCTTCGAGATAGAGAAGGAAGGGAAGTTGATTTTTTGGTTACAATCAATAAAAAACCTTGGTTTGCAGTAGAGGCAAAACTTTCTGAAAAAACTCCTTCAAAACACCTGCATTATTTTAAAGAACGCCTCAAAATTCCTTTTGTATACCAAGTTGTCGCGCTCCCACATATAGATATTCTCCAAAGCGGGATTCGAGTGATGAGCGCCAATCAATTTTTTATGGGTCTTATTTGA